A portion of the Pan troglodytes isolate AG18354 chromosome 10, NHGRI_mPanTro3-v2.0_pri, whole genome shotgun sequence genome contains these proteins:
- the KCNH3 gene encoding potassium voltage-gated channel subfamily H member 3 isoform X2 codes for MPAMRGLLAPQNTFLDTIATRFDGTHSNFVLGNAQVAGLFPVVYCSDGFCDLTGFSRAEVMQRGCACSFLYGPDTSELVRQQIRKALDEHKEFKAELILYRKSGLPFWCLLDVIPIKNEKGEVALFLVSHKDISETKNRGGPDRWKETGGGRRRYGRARSKGFNANRRRSRAVLYHLSGHLQKQPKGKHKLNKGVFGEKPNLPEYKVAAIRKSPFILLHCGALRATWDGFILLATLYVAVTVPYSVCVSTAREPSAARGPPSVCDLAVEVLFILDIVLNFRTTFVSKSGQVVFAPKSICLHYVTTWFLLDVIAALPFDLLHAFKVNVYFGAHLLKTVRLLRLLRLLPRLDRYSQYSAVVLTLLMAVFALLAHWVACVWFYIGQREIESSESELPEIGWLQELARRLETPYYLVGRRPAGGNSSGQSDNCSSSSEANGTGLELLGGPSLRSAYITSLYFALSSLTSVGFGNVSANTDTEKIFSICTMLIGALMHAVVFGNVTAIIQRMYARRFLYHSRTRDLRDYIRIHRIPKPLKQRMLEYFQATWAVNNGIDTTELLQSLPDELRADIAMHLHKEVLQLPLFEAASRGCLRALSLALRPAFCTPGEYLIHQGDALQALYFVCSGSMEVLKGGTVLAILGKGDLIGCELPRREQVVKANADVKGLTYCVLQCLQLAGLHDSLALYPEFAPRFSRGLRGELSYNLGAGGGSAEVDTSSLSGDNTLMSTLEEKETDGEQGPTVSPAPADEPSSPLLSPGCTSSSSAAKLLSPRRTAPRPRLGGRGRPGRTGALKAEAGPSAPPRALEGLRLPPMPWNVPPDLSPRVVDGIEDGCGSDQPKFSFRVGQSGPECSSSPSPGPESGLLTVPHGPSEARNTDTLDKLRQAVTELSEQVLQMREGLQSLRQAVQLVLAPHREGLCPRASGEGPCPASTSGLLQPLCVDTGASSYCLQPPAGSVLSGTWPHPRPGPPPLMAPWPWGPPASQSSPWPRATAFWTSTSDSEPPASGDLCSEPSTPASPPPSEEGARTGPPEPVSQAEATSTGEPPPGSGGLALPWDPHSLEMVLIGCHGSGTVQWTQEEGTGV; via the exons ATGCCGGCCATGCGGGGCCTCCTGGCGCCGCAGAACACCTTCCTGGACACCATCGCTACGCGCTTCGACGGCACGC ACAGTAACTTCGTGCTGGGCAACGCCCAGGTGGCGGGGCTCTTCCCCGTGGTCTACTGCTCTGATGGCTTCTGTGACCTCACGGGCTTCTCCCGGGCTGAGGTCATGCAGCGGGGCTGTGCCTGCTCCTTCCTTTATGGGCCAGACACCAGTGAGCTCGTCCGCCAACAGATCCGCAAGGCCCTGGACGAGcacaaggagttcaaggctgagcTGATCCTGTACCGGAAGAGCG GGCTCCCGTTCTGGTGTCTCCTGGATGTGATACCCATAAAGAATGAGAAAGGGGAGGTGGCTCTCTTCCTAGTCTCTCACAAGGACATCAGCGAAACCAAGAACCGAGGGGGCCCCGACAGATGGAAGGAGACAG GTGGTGGCCGGCGCCGATATGGCCGGGCACGATCCAAAGGCTTCAATGCCAACCGGCGGCGGAGCCGGGCCGTGCTCTACCACCTGTCCGGGCACCTGCAGAAGCAGCCCAAGGGCAAGCACAAGCTCAATAAG GGGGTGTTTGGGGAGAAACCAAACTTGCCTGAGTACAAAGTAGCCGCCATCCGGAAGTCGCCCTTCATCCTGTTGCACTGTGGGGCACTGAGAGCCACCTGGGATGGCTTCATCCTGCTCGCCACACTCTATGTGGCTGTCACTGTGCCCTACAGCGTGTGTGTGAGCACAGCACGGGAGCCCAGTGCCGCCCGCGGCCCGCCCAGCGTCTGTGACCTGGCCGTGGAGGTCCTCTTCATCCTTG ACATTGTGCTGAATTTCCGTACCACATTTGTGTCCAAGTCGGGCCAGGTGGTGTTTGCCCCAAAGTCCATTTGCCTCCACTACGTCACCACCTGGTTCCTGCTGGATGTCATCGCGGCGCTGCCCTTTGACCTGCTACATGCCTTCAAGGTCAACGTG TACTTCGGGGCCCATCTGCTGAAGACTGTGCGCCTGCTGCGCCTGCTGCGCCTGCTTCCGCGGCTGGACCGGTACTCGCAGTACAGCGCCGTGGTGCTGACACTGCTCATGGCCGTGTTTGCCCTGCTCGCGCACTGGGTCGCCTGCGTCTGGTTTTACATTGGCCAGCGGGAGATCGAGAGCAGCGAATCCGAGCTGCCTGAGATTG GCTGGCTGCAGGAGCTGGCCCGCCGACTGGAGACTCCCTACTACCTGGTGGGCCGGAGACCAGCTGGAGGGAACAGCTCCGGCCAGAGTGAcaactgcagcagcagcagcgaggCCAACGGGACGGGGCTGGAGCTGCTGGGCGGCCCGTCGCTGCGCAGCGCCTACATCACCTCCCTCTACTTCGCACTCAGCAGCCTCACCAGCGTGGGCTTCGGCAACGTGTCCGCCAACACGGACACCGAGAAGATCTTCTCCATCTGCACCATGCTCATCGGCG ccctgaTGCACGCGGTGGTGTTTGGGAACGTGACGGCCATCATCCAGCGCATGTACGCCCGCCGCTTTCTGTACCACAGCCGCACGCGCGACCTGCGCGACTACATCCGCATCCACCGTATCCCCAAGCCCCTCAAGCAGCGCATGCTGGAGTACTTCCAGGCCACCTGGGCGGTGAACAATGGCATCGACACCACCGAG CTGCTGCAGAGCCTCCCTGACGAGCTGCGCGCAGACATCGCCATGCACCTGCACAAGGAGGTCCTGCAGCTGCCACTGTTTGAGGCGGCCAGCCGCGGCTGCCTGCGGGCACTGTCTCTGGCCCTGCGGCCCGCCTTCTGCACGCCGGGCGAGTACCTCATCCACCAAGGCGATGCCCTGCAGGCCCTCTACTTTGTCTGCTCTGGCTCCATGGAGGTGCTCAAGGGTGGCACCGTGCTCGCCATCCTAG GGAAGGGCGACCTGATCGGCTGTGAGCTGCCCCGGCGGGAGCAGGTGGTAAAGGCCAATGCCGACGTGAAGGGGCTGACGTACTGCGTCCTGCAGTGTCTGCAGCTGGCTGGCCTGCACGACAGCCTTGCGCTGTACCCCGAGTTTGCCCCGCGCTTCAGTCGTGGCCTCCGAGGGGAGCTCAGCTACAACCTGGGTGCTGGGGGAGGCTCTGCAGAG GTGGACACCAGCTCCCTGAGCGGCGACAATACCCTTATGTCCACGCTGGAGGAGAAGGAGACAGATGGGGAGCAGGGCCCCACGgtctccccagccccagctgatGAGCCCTCCAGCCCCCTGCTGTCCCCTGGCTGCACCTCCTCATCCTCAGCTGCCAAGCTGCTATCCCCACGTCGAACAGCACCCCGGCCTCGTCTAGGTGGcagagggaggccaggcaggacAGGGGctttgaaggctgaggctggCCCCTCTGCTCCCCCACGGGCCCTAGAGGGGCTACGGCTGCCCCCCATGCCATGGAATGTGCCCCCAGATCTGAGCCCCAG GGTAGTAGATGGCATTGAAGACGGCTGTGGCTCGGACCAGCCCAAGTTCTCTTTCCGCGTGGGCCAGTCTGGCCCGGAATGTAgcagcagcccctcccctggACCAG AGAGCGGCCTGCTCACTGTTCCCCATGGGCCCAGCGAGGCAAGGAACACAGACACACTGGACAAGCTTCGGCAGGCG gTGACAGAGCTGTCAGAACAGGTGCTGCAGATGCGGGAAGGACTGCAGTCACTTCGCCAGGCTGTGCAGCTTGTCCTGGCACCCCACAGGGAGGGCCTGTGCCCTCGGGCATCGGGAGAAGGGCCGTGCCCAGCCAGCACCTCCGGGCTTCTGCAGCCTCTGTGTGTGGACACTGGGGCATCCTCCTACTGCCTGCAGCCCCCAGCTGGCTCTGTCTTGAGTGGGACTTGGCCCCACCCTCGTCCGGGGCCTCCTCCCCTCATGGCACCCTGGCCCTGGGGTCCCCCAGCGTCTCAGAGCTCCCCCTGGCCTCGAGCCACAGCTTTCTGGACCTCCACCTCAGACTCAGAGCCCCCTGCCTCAGGAGACCTCTGCTCTGAGCCCAGcacccctgcctcccctcctccttctgaGGAAGGGGCTAGGACTGGGCCCCCAGAGCCTGTGAGCCAGGCTGAGGCTACCAGCACTGGAGAGCCCCCACCAGGGTCAGGGGGCCTGGCCTTGCCCTGGGACCCCCACAGCCTGGAGATGGTGCTTATTGGCTGCCATGGCTCTGGCACAGTCCAGTGGACCCAGGAAGAAGGCACAGGGGTCTGA
- the KCNH3 gene encoding potassium voltage-gated channel subfamily H member 3 isoform X3 — protein MQRGCACSFLYGPDTSELVRQQIRKALDEHKEFKAELILYRKSGLPFWCLLDVIPIKNEKGEVALFLVSHKDISETKNRGGPDRWKETGGGRRRYGRARSKGFNANRRRSRAVLYHLSGHLQKQPKGKHKLNKGVFGEKPNLPEYKVAAIRKSPFILLHCGALRATWDGFILLATLYVAVTVPYSVCVSTAREPSAARGPPSVCDLAVEVLFILDIVLNFRTTFVSKSGQVVFAPKSICLHYVTTWFLLDVIAALPFDLLHAFKVNVYFGAHLLKTVRLLRLLRLLPRLDRYSQYSAVVLTLLMAVFALLAHWVACVWFYIGQREIESSESELPEIGWLQELARRLETPYYLVGRRPAGGNSSGQSDNCSSSSEANGTGLELLGGPSLRSAYITSLYFALSSLTSVGFGNVSANTDTEKIFSICTMLIGALMHAVVFGNVTAIIQRMYARRFLYHSRTRDLRDYIRIHRIPKPLKQRMLEYFQATWAVNNGIDTTELLQSLPDELRADIAMHLHKEVLQLPLFEAASRGCLRALSLALRPAFCTPGEYLIHQGDALQALYFVCSGSMEVLKGGTVLAILGKGDLIGCELPRREQVVKANADVKGLTYCVLQCLQLAGLHDSLALYPEFAPRFSRGLRGELSYNLGAGGGSAEVDTSSLSGDNTLMSTLEEKETDGEQGPTVSPAPADEPSSPLLSPGCTSSSSAAKLLSPRRTAPRPRLGGRGRPGRTGALKAEAGPSAPPRALEGLRLPPMPWNVPPDLSPRVVDGIEDGCGSDQPKFSFRVGQSGPECSSSPSPGPESGLLTVPHGPSEARNTDTLDKLRQAVTELSEQVLQMREGLQSLRQAVQLVLAPHREGLCPRASGEGPCPASTSGLLQPLCVDTGASSYCLQPPAGSVLSGTWPHPRPGPPPLMAPWPWGPPASQSSPWPRATAFWTSTSDSEPPASGDLCSEPSTPASPPPSEEGARTGPPEPVSQAEATSTGEPPPGSGGLALPWDPHSLEMVLIGCHGSGTVQWTQEEGTGV, from the exons ATGCAGCGGGGCTGTGCCTGCTCCTTCCTTTATGGGCCAGACACCAGTGAGCTCGTCCGCCAACAGATCCGCAAGGCCCTGGACGAGcacaaggagttcaaggctgagcTGATCCTGTACCGGAAGAGCG GGCTCCCGTTCTGGTGTCTCCTGGATGTGATACCCATAAAGAATGAGAAAGGGGAGGTGGCTCTCTTCCTAGTCTCTCACAAGGACATCAGCGAAACCAAGAACCGAGGGGGCCCCGACAGATGGAAGGAGACAG GTGGTGGCCGGCGCCGATATGGCCGGGCACGATCCAAAGGCTTCAATGCCAACCGGCGGCGGAGCCGGGCCGTGCTCTACCACCTGTCCGGGCACCTGCAGAAGCAGCCCAAGGGCAAGCACAAGCTCAATAAG GGGGTGTTTGGGGAGAAACCAAACTTGCCTGAGTACAAAGTAGCCGCCATCCGGAAGTCGCCCTTCATCCTGTTGCACTGTGGGGCACTGAGAGCCACCTGGGATGGCTTCATCCTGCTCGCCACACTCTATGTGGCTGTCACTGTGCCCTACAGCGTGTGTGTGAGCACAGCACGGGAGCCCAGTGCCGCCCGCGGCCCGCCCAGCGTCTGTGACCTGGCCGTGGAGGTCCTCTTCATCCTTG ACATTGTGCTGAATTTCCGTACCACATTTGTGTCCAAGTCGGGCCAGGTGGTGTTTGCCCCAAAGTCCATTTGCCTCCACTACGTCACCACCTGGTTCCTGCTGGATGTCATCGCGGCGCTGCCCTTTGACCTGCTACATGCCTTCAAGGTCAACGTG TACTTCGGGGCCCATCTGCTGAAGACTGTGCGCCTGCTGCGCCTGCTGCGCCTGCTTCCGCGGCTGGACCGGTACTCGCAGTACAGCGCCGTGGTGCTGACACTGCTCATGGCCGTGTTTGCCCTGCTCGCGCACTGGGTCGCCTGCGTCTGGTTTTACATTGGCCAGCGGGAGATCGAGAGCAGCGAATCCGAGCTGCCTGAGATTG GCTGGCTGCAGGAGCTGGCCCGCCGACTGGAGACTCCCTACTACCTGGTGGGCCGGAGACCAGCTGGAGGGAACAGCTCCGGCCAGAGTGAcaactgcagcagcagcagcgaggCCAACGGGACGGGGCTGGAGCTGCTGGGCGGCCCGTCGCTGCGCAGCGCCTACATCACCTCCCTCTACTTCGCACTCAGCAGCCTCACCAGCGTGGGCTTCGGCAACGTGTCCGCCAACACGGACACCGAGAAGATCTTCTCCATCTGCACCATGCTCATCGGCG ccctgaTGCACGCGGTGGTGTTTGGGAACGTGACGGCCATCATCCAGCGCATGTACGCCCGCCGCTTTCTGTACCACAGCCGCACGCGCGACCTGCGCGACTACATCCGCATCCACCGTATCCCCAAGCCCCTCAAGCAGCGCATGCTGGAGTACTTCCAGGCCACCTGGGCGGTGAACAATGGCATCGACACCACCGAG CTGCTGCAGAGCCTCCCTGACGAGCTGCGCGCAGACATCGCCATGCACCTGCACAAGGAGGTCCTGCAGCTGCCACTGTTTGAGGCGGCCAGCCGCGGCTGCCTGCGGGCACTGTCTCTGGCCCTGCGGCCCGCCTTCTGCACGCCGGGCGAGTACCTCATCCACCAAGGCGATGCCCTGCAGGCCCTCTACTTTGTCTGCTCTGGCTCCATGGAGGTGCTCAAGGGTGGCACCGTGCTCGCCATCCTAG GGAAGGGCGACCTGATCGGCTGTGAGCTGCCCCGGCGGGAGCAGGTGGTAAAGGCCAATGCCGACGTGAAGGGGCTGACGTACTGCGTCCTGCAGTGTCTGCAGCTGGCTGGCCTGCACGACAGCCTTGCGCTGTACCCCGAGTTTGCCCCGCGCTTCAGTCGTGGCCTCCGAGGGGAGCTCAGCTACAACCTGGGTGCTGGGGGAGGCTCTGCAGAG GTGGACACCAGCTCCCTGAGCGGCGACAATACCCTTATGTCCACGCTGGAGGAGAAGGAGACAGATGGGGAGCAGGGCCCCACGgtctccccagccccagctgatGAGCCCTCCAGCCCCCTGCTGTCCCCTGGCTGCACCTCCTCATCCTCAGCTGCCAAGCTGCTATCCCCACGTCGAACAGCACCCCGGCCTCGTCTAGGTGGcagagggaggccaggcaggacAGGGGctttgaaggctgaggctggCCCCTCTGCTCCCCCACGGGCCCTAGAGGGGCTACGGCTGCCCCCCATGCCATGGAATGTGCCCCCAGATCTGAGCCCCAG GGTAGTAGATGGCATTGAAGACGGCTGTGGCTCGGACCAGCCCAAGTTCTCTTTCCGCGTGGGCCAGTCTGGCCCGGAATGTAgcagcagcccctcccctggACCAG AGAGCGGCCTGCTCACTGTTCCCCATGGGCCCAGCGAGGCAAGGAACACAGACACACTGGACAAGCTTCGGCAGGCG gTGACAGAGCTGTCAGAACAGGTGCTGCAGATGCGGGAAGGACTGCAGTCACTTCGCCAGGCTGTGCAGCTTGTCCTGGCACCCCACAGGGAGGGCCTGTGCCCTCGGGCATCGGGAGAAGGGCCGTGCCCAGCCAGCACCTCCGGGCTTCTGCAGCCTCTGTGTGTGGACACTGGGGCATCCTCCTACTGCCTGCAGCCCCCAGCTGGCTCTGTCTTGAGTGGGACTTGGCCCCACCCTCGTCCGGGGCCTCCTCCCCTCATGGCACCCTGGCCCTGGGGTCCCCCAGCGTCTCAGAGCTCCCCCTGGCCTCGAGCCACAGCTTTCTGGACCTCCACCTCAGACTCAGAGCCCCCTGCCTCAGGAGACCTCTGCTCTGAGCCCAGcacccctgcctcccctcctccttctgaGGAAGGGGCTAGGACTGGGCCCCCAGAGCCTGTGAGCCAGGCTGAGGCTACCAGCACTGGAGAGCCCCCACCAGGGTCAGGGGGCCTGGCCTTGCCCTGGGACCCCCACAGCCTGGAGATGGTGCTTATTGGCTGCCATGGCTCTGGCACAGTCCAGTGGACCCAGGAAGAAGGCACAGGGGTCTGA
- the KCNH3 gene encoding potassium voltage-gated channel subfamily H member 3 isoform X4 — protein MPAMRGLLAPQNTFLDTIATRFDGTRLPFWCLLDVIPIKNEKGEVALFLVSHKDISETKNRGGPDRWKETGGGRRRYGRARSKGFNANRRRSRAVLYHLSGHLQKQPKGKHKLNKGVFGEKPNLPEYKVAAIRKSPFILLHCGALRATWDGFILLATLYVAVTVPYSVCVSTAREPSAARGPPSVCDLAVEVLFILDIVLNFRTTFVSKSGQVVFAPKSICLHYVTTWFLLDVIAALPFDLLHAFKVNVYFGAHLLKTVRLLRLLRLLPRLDRYSQYSAVVLTLLMAVFALLAHWVACVWFYIGQREIESSESELPEIGWLQELARRLETPYYLVGRRPAGGNSSGQSDNCSSSSEANGTGLELLGGPSLRSAYITSLYFALSSLTSVGFGNVSANTDTEKIFSICTMLIGALMHAVVFGNVTAIIQRMYARRFLYHSRTRDLRDYIRIHRIPKPLKQRMLEYFQATWAVNNGIDTTELLQSLPDELRADIAMHLHKEVLQLPLFEAASRGCLRALSLALRPAFCTPGEYLIHQGDALQALYFVCSGSMEVLKGGTVLAILGKGDLIGCELPRREQVVKANADVKGLTYCVLQCLQLAGLHDSLALYPEFAPRFSRGLRGELSYNLGAGGGSAEVDTSSLSGDNTLMSTLEEKETDGEQGPTVSPAPADEPSSPLLSPGCTSSSSAAKLLSPRRTAPRPRLGGRGRPGRTGALKAEAGPSAPPRALEGLRLPPMPWNVPPDLSPRVVDGIEDGCGSDQPKFSFRVGQSGPECSSSPSPGPAPADNPILLPTESGLLTVPHGPSEARNTDTLDKLRQAVTELSEQVLQMREGLQSLRQAVQLVLAPHREGLCPRASGEGPCPASTSGLLQPLCVDTGASSYCLQPPAGSVLSGTWPHPRPGPPPLMAPWPWGPPASQSSPWPRATAFWTSTSDSEPPASGDLCSEPSTPASPPPSEEGARTGPPEPVSQAEATSTGEPPPGSGGLALPWDPHSLEMVLIGCHGSGTVQWTQEEGTGV, from the exons ATGCCGGCCATGCGGGGCCTCCTGGCGCCGCAGAACACCTTCCTGGACACCATCGCTACGCGCTTCGACGGCACGC GGCTCCCGTTCTGGTGTCTCCTGGATGTGATACCCATAAAGAATGAGAAAGGGGAGGTGGCTCTCTTCCTAGTCTCTCACAAGGACATCAGCGAAACCAAGAACCGAGGGGGCCCCGACAGATGGAAGGAGACAG GTGGTGGCCGGCGCCGATATGGCCGGGCACGATCCAAAGGCTTCAATGCCAACCGGCGGCGGAGCCGGGCCGTGCTCTACCACCTGTCCGGGCACCTGCAGAAGCAGCCCAAGGGCAAGCACAAGCTCAATAAG GGGGTGTTTGGGGAGAAACCAAACTTGCCTGAGTACAAAGTAGCCGCCATCCGGAAGTCGCCCTTCATCCTGTTGCACTGTGGGGCACTGAGAGCCACCTGGGATGGCTTCATCCTGCTCGCCACACTCTATGTGGCTGTCACTGTGCCCTACAGCGTGTGTGTGAGCACAGCACGGGAGCCCAGTGCCGCCCGCGGCCCGCCCAGCGTCTGTGACCTGGCCGTGGAGGTCCTCTTCATCCTTG ACATTGTGCTGAATTTCCGTACCACATTTGTGTCCAAGTCGGGCCAGGTGGTGTTTGCCCCAAAGTCCATTTGCCTCCACTACGTCACCACCTGGTTCCTGCTGGATGTCATCGCGGCGCTGCCCTTTGACCTGCTACATGCCTTCAAGGTCAACGTG TACTTCGGGGCCCATCTGCTGAAGACTGTGCGCCTGCTGCGCCTGCTGCGCCTGCTTCCGCGGCTGGACCGGTACTCGCAGTACAGCGCCGTGGTGCTGACACTGCTCATGGCCGTGTTTGCCCTGCTCGCGCACTGGGTCGCCTGCGTCTGGTTTTACATTGGCCAGCGGGAGATCGAGAGCAGCGAATCCGAGCTGCCTGAGATTG GCTGGCTGCAGGAGCTGGCCCGCCGACTGGAGACTCCCTACTACCTGGTGGGCCGGAGACCAGCTGGAGGGAACAGCTCCGGCCAGAGTGAcaactgcagcagcagcagcgaggCCAACGGGACGGGGCTGGAGCTGCTGGGCGGCCCGTCGCTGCGCAGCGCCTACATCACCTCCCTCTACTTCGCACTCAGCAGCCTCACCAGCGTGGGCTTCGGCAACGTGTCCGCCAACACGGACACCGAGAAGATCTTCTCCATCTGCACCATGCTCATCGGCG ccctgaTGCACGCGGTGGTGTTTGGGAACGTGACGGCCATCATCCAGCGCATGTACGCCCGCCGCTTTCTGTACCACAGCCGCACGCGCGACCTGCGCGACTACATCCGCATCCACCGTATCCCCAAGCCCCTCAAGCAGCGCATGCTGGAGTACTTCCAGGCCACCTGGGCGGTGAACAATGGCATCGACACCACCGAG CTGCTGCAGAGCCTCCCTGACGAGCTGCGCGCAGACATCGCCATGCACCTGCACAAGGAGGTCCTGCAGCTGCCACTGTTTGAGGCGGCCAGCCGCGGCTGCCTGCGGGCACTGTCTCTGGCCCTGCGGCCCGCCTTCTGCACGCCGGGCGAGTACCTCATCCACCAAGGCGATGCCCTGCAGGCCCTCTACTTTGTCTGCTCTGGCTCCATGGAGGTGCTCAAGGGTGGCACCGTGCTCGCCATCCTAG GGAAGGGCGACCTGATCGGCTGTGAGCTGCCCCGGCGGGAGCAGGTGGTAAAGGCCAATGCCGACGTGAAGGGGCTGACGTACTGCGTCCTGCAGTGTCTGCAGCTGGCTGGCCTGCACGACAGCCTTGCGCTGTACCCCGAGTTTGCCCCGCGCTTCAGTCGTGGCCTCCGAGGGGAGCTCAGCTACAACCTGGGTGCTGGGGGAGGCTCTGCAGAG GTGGACACCAGCTCCCTGAGCGGCGACAATACCCTTATGTCCACGCTGGAGGAGAAGGAGACAGATGGGGAGCAGGGCCCCACGgtctccccagccccagctgatGAGCCCTCCAGCCCCCTGCTGTCCCCTGGCTGCACCTCCTCATCCTCAGCTGCCAAGCTGCTATCCCCACGTCGAACAGCACCCCGGCCTCGTCTAGGTGGcagagggaggccaggcaggacAGGGGctttgaaggctgaggctggCCCCTCTGCTCCCCCACGGGCCCTAGAGGGGCTACGGCTGCCCCCCATGCCATGGAATGTGCCCCCAGATCTGAGCCCCAG GGTAGTAGATGGCATTGAAGACGGCTGTGGCTCGGACCAGCCCAAGTTCTCTTTCCGCGTGGGCCAGTCTGGCCCGGAATGTAgcagcagcccctcccctggACCAG CCCCAGCTGATAACCCCATCCTACTACCCACAGAGAGCGGCCTGCTCACTGTTCCCCATGGGCCCAGCGAGGCAAGGAACACAGACACACTGGACAAGCTTCGGCAGGCG gTGACAGAGCTGTCAGAACAGGTGCTGCAGATGCGGGAAGGACTGCAGTCACTTCGCCAGGCTGTGCAGCTTGTCCTGGCACCCCACAGGGAGGGCCTGTGCCCTCGGGCATCGGGAGAAGGGCCGTGCCCAGCCAGCACCTCCGGGCTTCTGCAGCCTCTGTGTGTGGACACTGGGGCATCCTCCTACTGCCTGCAGCCCCCAGCTGGCTCTGTCTTGAGTGGGACTTGGCCCCACCCTCGTCCGGGGCCTCCTCCCCTCATGGCACCCTGGCCCTGGGGTCCCCCAGCGTCTCAGAGCTCCCCCTGGCCTCGAGCCACAGCTTTCTGGACCTCCACCTCAGACTCAGAGCCCCCTGCCTCAGGAGACCTCTGCTCTGAGCCCAGcacccctgcctcccctcctccttctgaGGAAGGGGCTAGGACTGGGCCCCCAGAGCCTGTGAGCCAGGCTGAGGCTACCAGCACTGGAGAGCCCCCACCAGGGTCAGGGGGCCTGGCCTTGCCCTGGGACCCCCACAGCCTGGAGATGGTGCTTATTGGCTGCCATGGCTCTGGCACAGTCCAGTGGACCCAGGAAGAAGGCACAGGGGTCTGA